CCCCGACGAACTCTGGTCCGAGGCGGCAAAACTCGGCTACCTCGGCGTCAACCTCCCCGAGGAGTACGAGGGAGGAGGCGGCGGCATAGCCGAACTCTCCATCGTCCTCGAAGAGCTGGGCGCCGCAGGCTGCCCCCTGCTCATGATGGTCGTGTCACCGGCCATCTGCGGCACGGTGATCGCCCGCTTCGGCACCAAGGCCCAGAAGCAGACCTGGCTGCCCGCCCTGGCGAACGGCACCCGTGTGATGGCCTTCGGCATCACCGAACCCGACGCCGGCTCCAACAGCCACCGCATCACCACCACCGCCCGCCGCGACGAGGCCGGCGACTGGCTGCTCACCGGCCGCAAGGTCTTCATCTCCGGCGTCGACCGGGCGGACGCCGTCCTCGTCGTCGGCCGCACCGAGGACGCCCGCACCGGCACCCTCAAGCCCTGCCTGTTCATCGTCCCCACGGACACCCCCGGCTTCGAGTACCGCCCCATCGAGATGGAACTCCGCGCCGCCGAGAAGCAGTTCGAGCTGACCTTCGACGACATCCGGCTGCCCGCCGACACCCTGGTCGGCGACGAGAACGCCGGTCTCCTCCAGCTCTTCGCGGGCCTCAACCCCGAGCGGATCATGACGGCCGCCTTCGCGATCGGCATGGCCCGGTACGCCCTCGCCAAGGCCGTCGAGTACGCCCGTGACCGCACGGTCTGGCGGCAGCCCATCGGCGCCCACCAGGCGATCGCGCACCCCCTCGCCCAGTCCCACATCGAACTGGAGCTGGCCCGGCTGATGATGCAGAAGGCGGCCCACCTCTACGACATCGGCGACGACGCGGCGGCGGGCGAGGCGGCCAACATGGCCAAGTACGCGGCGGGGGAGGCCTGTGTGAAGGCCGTCGACCAGGCCGTGCACACCCTCGGCGGCAACGGCCTCACCGCCGAGTTCGGCCTCGCCTCGCTGGTCACGGCGGCCCGGGTGTCGCGGATCGCGCCGGTGAGCCGGGAGATGATCCTCAACTACGTCTCCCACCAGACCCTCGGCCTGCCGAAGTCGTACTGAGGGAGCATCCGTGACCGACGCGACCGATGTGACCGATCCCGGGACCGAGCTGGTCCGCGAGGCCCACGACCGGGGCATCACCACCCTCACCCTCGACTCCCCGGCCAACCGCAACGCCCTCTCCGCCGGGCTGGTGCGGGAACTGGCGGACGCGCTCACCCGCTGCGGCCGGGACGACGACGTACGCGCCGTCGTCCTCACCCACACCGGGAACACGTTCTGCGCGGGCGCCGACCTGCGGTATCCGCCCGACCCGCGCGCCATGGCCGGACTGCTCCGGCAACTGCTCAAGCTGCGCAAACCCGTGGTCGCCCGGGTCACCGGCCATGTCCGGGCGGGCGGCCTCGGCCTGCTCGGCGCCTGTGACATCGCCGCCGCCGGCCCCGAGGCCGACTTCGCCCTCACCGAGGTCCGGATCGGCGTCGCCCCCGCCGTCATCTCCCTCACCCTGCTGCCCCGCGCCGACCCGCGCGCCCTCACCCGCTACAGCCTGACCGGGGAGAGATTCGACTCGGCCGAGGCGGTCCGCGCCGGTCTGCTGACGCTGGCCGGTGACGACGTCGACACACTCCTCGAACCCGTCCTCGACGGTCTGCGCCGTGCCTCCCCCAAGGCCCTCGCGGAGACGAAGCGGCTGCTCACGGCTAAGGTTCTGGAGGCGTTCGACCTGGACGCGGGCAGGATGAGCAGGCTCTCCGCCCGTATGTTCGCCTCCGACGAGGCCGGCGAGGGGCTGAGGGCCTTCCGAGAGAGACGGGATCCGCGATGGGTGGTGTGACCGTGGCCGGCGCGTTCGACCGCGCTCCGAAGCAGGACCGCAGCCGGGCCACCCGGCAGCGCCTCCTCCAGGCCGCCGTCTCCTGTCTCGCCGAACACGGCTGGGCCGGCTCCACCGTCTCCGTCGTCGCGGAGCGGGCCGGCGTCTCCCGGGGCGCCGCCCAGCACCACTTCCGCACCCGCGAGGACCTGTTCACCGCGGCCGTCGAGTACGTCGCCGAGGAGCGCTCGCTCGCCCTGCGCGCCCTCTTCCCCGAGGGCCCCGCCGACCGCCGGGCCGTCGTCGCCGCCGTCGTCGACCTCTTCACCGGCCCCCTGTTCCGCGCCGCGCTGCATCTGTGGGTCGCCGCCTCCAACGAGGAACAGCTTCGCCCCCGCGTCACCGAACTCGAAGCCCGCGTCGGCCGCGAGACCCACCGCATCGCCGTGGACCTGCTCCGCGCCGACGAGAGCGTCCCCGGCGTCCGCGAGACCGTCCAGGGCCTCCTCGACATGGCCCGCGGCCTCGGCCTCGCCAACCTCCTCACCGACGACACCGGCCGCCGCGACAGGGTGGTGGCCCAGTGGGCGGCCCTGCTGGACGAGCAGCTGGGCTGACCGCGGCCGGCTCTCAGGACCCGGCCCTCAGGGGCTCAGCCGCTCCACCCGCCACGACCCGTCCGGCTCCGCCACGTACCGCAGCCGGTCGTGCAGCCGGTTCCACCGCCCCTGCCAGAACTCCACGCTCTCCGGAGCCACCCGGAAACCGCCCCAGTGCGGCGGTACCGGCACCTGCTCGCCCTCCGGGTAGCGGGCCGCCAACTCCTCGTACGCGGCGTCCAGTTCGGCCCGCGAGGCGATCACCGAGGACTGCGCGCTGGCCCACGCGCCGAGCTGCGAACCGTGCGGCCGGGTCCGGAAGTACGCCGCCGTCTCGTCCCGCCCGGTCCGCCGCGCGGTCCCCGTCACGATCACCTGCCGGGAGATCCCGTGCCAGGGGAAGAGCAGCGAGACATGCGGGTTCACCGCCAGGTCACGGGCCTTGCGGGAGCCGTAGTTGGTGTAGAAGACGAAGCCCTGGGCGTCGTACGCCTTCATCAGCACCGTACGGGAGGCCGGGCGCCCCGCCGCGTCCGCCGTGGACACGACCATCGCGTTCGGCTCGAACACCGCCCCCTCCAGCGCGGCCTGCGCGAACCACCGCCCGAACTGCTCCATCGGGTCGGCGGCCAGCTCGCTCTCGTCGAGCCCGTCGGCGCGGTACTGCTTGCGCATCAGAGCGGGATCGACAGGGTCGTGATCGTTCACATGGTCATCCTGCCGTATGAACGGCCGACCGGAGGGGGTCGGCATCGAGTGGCACTGAGTGCCGCGAACCCTCCCCAAAAGTGGCACTCAGGCGTATGGTGCTGGAACCGCCTGTTTCCCGCTCTCCCTGTCGCACACATCAAGAGGAGCCGCCTGATGTCCGACTTCGTACCCGGGCTCGAAGGAGTCGTCGCGTTCGAGACGGAGATCGCCGAACCGGACAAGGAGGGCGGCGCCCTCCGCTACCGCGGCGTCGACATCGAGGACCTCGTCGGCCATGTCTCCTTCGGCAACGTCTGGGGCCTCCTCGTGGACGGCGCCTTCCGCCCCGGCCTGCCGCCCGCCGAGCCGTTCCCCATCCCCGTGCACTCGGGGGACATCCGCGTCGACGTCCAGTCCGCGCTGGCCATGCTCGCCCCGGTCTGGGGCCTCAAGCCCCTCCTCGACATCGACGAGGAGCAGGCCCGCGCCGACCTCGCCCGCGCCGCCGTCATGGCCCTCTCCTACGTGGCCCAGTCCGCCCGCGGCCAGGGCCACCCCATGGTTCCGCAGCGCGAGATCGACAAGGCCCACTCCGTCGTCGAACGCTTCATGATCCGCTGGCGCGGCGAGCCCGACCCCAAGCACGTGGCGGCCGTGGACGCCTACTGGACCTCGGCGGCCGAGCACGGCATGAACGCCTCCACCTTCACGGCGAGGGTCATCGCGTCGACCGGCGCGGACGTGGCCGCCGCCCTCTCCGGCGCGGTGGGGGCCATGTCGGGCCCTCTGCACGGCGGCGCCCCCTCCCGCGTCCTCGGCATGATCGAGGAGATCGAACGCACCGGCGACGCGGACGCCTATGTGAAACAGGCCCTCGACAAGGGCGAACGCCTCATGGGCTTCGGCCACCGCGTCTACCGCGCCGAGGACCCCCGCGCCCGGGTTCTGCGCCGCACCGCCCGCGACCTCGGCGCACCCCGCTTCGAGGTCGCCGAGGCCCTGGAGAAGGCCGCCCTGGCGGAACTGCACGCCCGCCGCCCCGACCGTGTCCTCGCCACGAACGTCGAGTTCTGGGCGGCCATCGTCCTGGACTTCGCCGAGGTCCCGGCGCACATGTTCACGTCGATGTTCACCTGCGCCCGCACGGCCGGCTGGTCCGCGCACATCCTGGAACAGAAGCGCACCGGCCGCCTGGTCCGCCCCTCCGCCCGCTATGTGGGCCCGAGCTCCCGGAGCCCCCAGGAGATCGAGGGCTACGCGGACATCGCGAGCTGAGACCCGGGCGGTACCGCCGGAGGTCACGCGGGGCTGAGCAGCCCCGCGTGATGCCGCTCGGCGACCAGCGGATGCGCCCGCAGCTTCCCCTTCAGCTCGTTGAACCCGTACTCGGCGAAGAGCGGGTTCCCCGGATCGTCGGTGACCCCGGGCGCGGTGGCGGCGTACGGGAAGACGAGCGGCTCGACCCGCGCGTCGAGCCGGGGGTTGTAGAAGAAGGGCACGGAGAACCGCTCGGTGGCCCCGGGCGGGCTGACCACCCGGTGCCGGGTGGCGAGCAGATACCCGTTCGTCGCCACCTCCAGCAGCTCCCCGAGGTTGACCACGAACGCCCCCGGGATCGGCGGCACGTCATGGAACGCCCCGTCCGCCCGTTCCACCTGGAGCCCGCCCACCTGGTCCTGCAGCAGCAGCGTCAGGAACCCGTAGTCCTTGTGGGTCCCCACTCCCTGGGCGTCCCCGTCGCCCGCGCTCCCGGGATACCGCACCAGCTTCAGATGCGGATGCGCCCGCTCCCCGAAGGCCGGGTCGTAGAAGTCGGCGGGTGCCCCGATGGACACCAGCAGCTCCCGCAGCAGCCGCCCCGCCACGGCGCTGAGCCGGTCGATCCAGGCGAGGGCGGCGGTCCGCAGCCCCGGCAGCGAGGCGGGCCACTGGTTCGGTCCCTCCAGCCACCAGTACGCGGGCTCCCCGGGCCCCGGAACCCGGGCGTCCCGCTCGGCCCCGATGTCCAACTGGTCGCGCCAGTCGCGGCTGCCACCCGTCCGCTCGTCCCCGGTCCGTGTGTACCCACGGAAGTGCGGCGAGCCGACGTTGTCGATGGCCAGCCGCTGGGCCTCCGGCAGCGCGAAGAACTCCCGCATCGCCCCGGTGAGCCGCGCGGTCTCCTCCTCACTCACCCCGTGCCCGACGAGCTGGAAGAACCCCACGTCATGCGCGGCGCTGTGCAACTGCGCGTGCAGCAGCGCCCGCGCCTCGGGCCCGCGATCTGCCGCGGAGAGATCGATGATGGGGAGCTGGAGATACGGCGATGCCGTCGTGGTGTCGTTCATGGGATGCGTCCGTGGAGGAGAGAGGTGGAACGGGGCTGGGTCGGTCACCGGGATTCAGATGCCGGACCGACAGCCCATGCTCGTGACGCGCACGAAATCCACGTGCCGGCGTCGAACGAGTATCGGAAGCATGGTGAAAGCATACTCCCGCCCCGCAAAACGCAGACGACCCGCAGACTCTGGGTCCCTCCGCCCAGTGGACGGAGAAGCCGGCCGGACGTACCGGCGAGCCTGCGGGTCGGGTGACTGCTTGAGATTGGGCCGGCTGGCGTGCTCAGATCACACGCTGGTCCGACACCGCACTGAGTATGGTGACGGGCCGCTAGCCCGCAGCCACCTCGCGCGTCCGGGTTTCATACATGTACCCGATCACCTCCTTTCGGCGTGGGCCCCACATTAGGAACCGACGTGACGGCGCTCAAGCGATTTTCCGAAGGAATCTCCCGACGGCACCTTCCCCGCGCCGCCCGCGCCTTGCGGCCCGCCGGTCTCGTCTACTCCGACGACCTCTCCAGCGCCTCCAGGTCCAGGGCCGAGGCGATGCGCAGGGCGACGCCCTCGGCGTAGGTCGCGTCCGTGCGCTCGAAAGGGGTGCGGCCGGGGCCGCGGAGGAAGGTGACGACGCCGAGGGTGCGGCCGCGGCTGCGCAGGACGGCGCAGAGGGCGTGGACGGTGTCCGTGGGCCACTGGCGTCCGGCGGCCCAGTCGCGGGCCGCCTCCGCCGAGGCCGTGCCGGCGCTGGCGCGGACCGAGCCCGCCCGCTCCGCGCACTGCAGGGCGGGGTGGCCGGGACCGTAGCGGACGGGGATGCCTGCGTGTCCGGCGAGGTGGCTGGGGCCGGGGCGGCCGGAGGGGGTGGCGGCGGCCCGGACGAGCCGGGCGGGGCCCTCGCCGTCGGTGAGGGAGCCACCGGCGACGCGGTCGATGAGGGCGTGGTCGGCGAAGCCGGCGAGGGCGAAGTCGAGGTGGACCGTGGCGGCCTCGCCCGGGTCCTCGCACTCGGCGGCGGCCCGCGCCGCCCGGTGCAGCTGGTTGACGCGGAAGCGGAGCTGGGCCGCCTCCTGCTCGCCCTGTTTGGACTCGGTGACGTCCTGGAAGAGCCAGCCGACGCCGAGCGGGACCGGTTCCTCGGCGAGGGGCGAGGCGAGCCGCAGGAAGCCGCTGCGCCAGCAGCGCCGCTTCTCGCCGTCGGGGGTGCGGACGCCGACCCAGATCTCGGCGGGCGCGGGCGGCGCGCCCTCGGCGAGGACATGGGTGAGGGCGCTCTCCAGCTCCTCGACGCCCTGGGCGAGCAGTTCGCCGAGGGGCCGTCCGAGGACCGCCGTACGACCGATGCCCAGGGCGCGGGCCGCGTGCGCGTTGACGACGGCGGGGCGCAGGTCGGCGTCGACGAGGACGACGCCCCAGGACGCGTCCTCGAAGAGGGCCTCGCTGAGGGCGATGGAGCGTTCGAGGTCGATCTGCGCGTGGACCTCGCTGAAGGCGCAGTACAGCCCGGCGGGCTTGCCGTCGGGTCCGCGTACGGCGGCGGACTGGGTGCGCACGAGGACCCGGCCGCCGTCCTTGGTGACCAGGGCGAACTCGTGCACCTGCCGACCGGAGGCGTGCATGGCGGCCATCAGCCGCCCCTCGACCTCCTCGGCGTCGGCGGTCCGTACGGCCCAGTCGGCGAAGCCCCGGCGGCCCACGGCCTCCTCCGCGCTCCAGCCGAGGATGCGTTCGGCCTCGCGGTTCCAGTGGGTGACGACGCCGTCGGCGTCGAAGGCGCACAGGGCCGCGTCCATGCCGTCGAGGAGGGCGGCGAGCAGATCCGAGCCGCCGGGGTCCGCGGAGTCCATGGAGTCCTCGGTGCCTTCGGTGTCCTCGGTGTTCACCGTGCCCTCGATGTCCTCGATGTTCTCGGTGTCCGTGTTCTTCGGACCGCCCCGCTCGGGCTTGTCGGGCCCCAGTTCGTCGGTGGCCCCACTACGCCGGGAAGCACTCACCTGAACCCCCTCCAGGCTGCGTTGCGTCCGCATGTACGGCGGCATGCACGGCGCGTCGGTTCGCTCACTGGCCATCATTCAACTCGAACGTGACCCAGCCCACATCTGGTTCACGCAAGATTTGGACGAAATCGTTGTACGCCGGATTTCCGACTCACCTTTCCTCGTCCTGTCTCTCCCTTCTCAACGTTCCCACGTCCCCGGCCACTCAGTCAGCGCAGGTAGAAGATCCGGTCTCCGTACTCCCGCATCACCCGGTCGTTCCAGGCGAGCCCGCCGTCGACGTTGCCGGAGCGGAGCAGCGGCGGCTCGATGCCGCGGTCCGCGAGGCGGGCGGCGGCGGTGGCCATGACCGACTGGAGGATCGCGGAGGTGACGACGGTGGAGGCCGGGGCGAAGGGGGCGGGGATGGTGTCGAGGGTCAGCTCCGCGTCGCCGACCGCGATCTTCGAGTCGAGGACGAGGTCGCAGTGGTCCTTGAGGAAGGTGCCGGAGGAGTGGCGGGATTCCGTCTGCGCGGCGTACGCGACGGAGGTGACACCGACGACCTTCACACCCAGCTCCCGGGCGTGGGCGGCCATCTCGACGGGCAGGGCGTTGCGGCCGGAGAGCGAGATGATCACGAGCAGGTCGCCGGAGCGCAGGGGGCTGGTGTCGAGCACGGCGGTGGCCAGGCCGTCGACCCGCTCCAGGGCGGAGCCGAGGGTGGCGGGGAGCACGTCGACGCCGACGGCGCCGGGGACGGCCAGCAGGTTCATCAGGGCGAGGCCGCCCGCCCGGTAGACGAGGTCCTGTGCGGCGAGGGAGGAGTGACCGGCCCCGAACGCGAACAGCCGGCCCCCCTCGGCGACCGTCTCCGCGATCAGCTCCCCGGCCGCGGCGACCGCCTCCGCCTCCTCGTCCCGCACCCGCTCCAGCAGCCCGATGGCCGCGTCGAGGAACCGCCCGCTCACCTTGTCCCCGTCCAACCCCATGCGCCGACTCCTTCAGCTTGGTCTGATCCTTCGTGACGCCGATCACGTTAGTGGTCTGGACCAGTGGGGTGTCAATAAGGGCGGAGGGGGCGGGGGCTGGTCGCGCAGTTTCCCGCGCCCCTGAAAAAAGCGGGGCTGCGCCCCGGCCTTTTTCAGGACCGCAGGGCCTGATGTCTTTGGGGGCGCGGGGAACTGCGCGAGAAGCCCCACGCACCCGCACCCGCCGACGCACCGAAACCGCCCGAGCTCCGCCGCGCCGTCCGAAAAGGCTCAGCAGGTCATAAATCGGCCACCCGACCGGAGCCATACCGCCGTCGTTCCCCCGGCACCACCCGGTTGTCAGTCGGATGCGTAAGAATTGAGTCCAGGGCCAGCGCAGCAAGCCGCAGCAAGCCGGTGTGGGCCGTCGAAAGCCTCCGGCTGAATCTCATCGAGGGGCACGTATGTCCGGACTGATCGATACGACGGAGATGTATCTCCGCACCATCCTCGAGCTGGAGGAGGAAGGTGTGGTCCCCATGCGCGCCCGGATCGCCGAGCGGCTCGATCAGAGCGGCCCCACGGTGAGCCAGACGGTCGCGCGCATGGAGCGCGACGGCCTGGTGTCCGTCGCCGCGGACCGCCAC
The Streptomyces griseiscabiei DNA segment above includes these coding regions:
- a CDS encoding TetR/AcrR family transcriptional regulator yields the protein MGGVTVAGAFDRAPKQDRSRATRQRLLQAAVSCLAEHGWAGSTVSVVAERAGVSRGAAQHHFRTREDLFTAAVEYVAEERSLALRALFPEGPADRRAVVAAVVDLFTGPLFRAALHLWVAASNEEQLRPRVTELEARVGRETHRIAVDLLRADESVPGVRETVQGLLDMARGLGLANLLTDDTGRRDRVVAQWAALLDEQLG
- a CDS encoding acyl-CoA dehydrogenase family protein, with the protein product MSPVLETEEHKALRAAVSALGKRYGRDYMATVNKENRHPDELWSEAAKLGYLGVNLPEEYEGGGGGIAELSIVLEELGAAGCPLLMMVVSPAICGTVIARFGTKAQKQTWLPALANGTRVMAFGITEPDAGSNSHRITTTARRDEAGDWLLTGRKVFISGVDRADAVLVVGRTEDARTGTLKPCLFIVPTDTPGFEYRPIEMELRAAEKQFELTFDDIRLPADTLVGDENAGLLQLFAGLNPERIMTAAFAIGMARYALAKAVEYARDRTVWRQPIGAHQAIAHPLAQSHIELELARLMMQKAAHLYDIGDDAAAGEAANMAKYAAGEACVKAVDQAVHTLGGNGLTAEFGLASLVTAARVSRIAPVSREMILNYVSHQTLGLPKSY
- a CDS encoding SIS domain-containing protein produces the protein MGLDGDKVSGRFLDAAIGLLERVRDEEAEAVAAAGELIAETVAEGGRLFAFGAGHSSLAAQDLVYRAGGLALMNLLAVPGAVGVDVLPATLGSALERVDGLATAVLDTSPLRSGDLLVIISLSGRNALPVEMAAHARELGVKVVGVTSVAYAAQTESRHSSGTFLKDHCDLVLDSKIAVGDAELTLDTIPAPFAPASTVVTSAILQSVMATAAARLADRGIEPPLLRSGNVDGGLAWNDRVMREYGDRIFYLR
- a CDS encoding PAS domain-containing protein is translated as MSASRRSGATDELGPDKPERGGPKNTDTENIEDIEGTVNTEDTEGTEDSMDSADPGGSDLLAALLDGMDAALCAFDADGVVTHWNREAERILGWSAEEAVGRRGFADWAVRTADAEEVEGRLMAAMHASGRQVHEFALVTKDGGRVLVRTQSAAVRGPDGKPAGLYCAFSEVHAQIDLERSIALSEALFEDASWGVVLVDADLRPAVVNAHAARALGIGRTAVLGRPLGELLAQGVEELESALTHVLAEGAPPAPAEIWVGVRTPDGEKRRCWRSGFLRLASPLAEEPVPLGVGWLFQDVTESKQGEQEAAQLRFRVNQLHRAARAAAECEDPGEAATVHLDFALAGFADHALIDRVAGGSLTDGEGPARLVRAAATPSGRPGPSHLAGHAGIPVRYGPGHPALQCAERAGSVRASAGTASAEAARDWAAGRQWPTDTVHALCAVLRSRGRTLGVVTFLRGPGRTPFERTDATYAEGVALRIASALDLEALERSSE
- the pdxH gene encoding pyridoxamine 5'-phosphate oxidase, yielding MNDHDPVDPALMRKQYRADGLDESELAADPMEQFGRWFAQAALEGAVFEPNAMVVSTADAAGRPASRTVLMKAYDAQGFVFYTNYGSRKARDLAVNPHVSLLFPWHGISRQVIVTGTARRTGRDETAAYFRTRPHGSQLGAWASAQSSVIASRAELDAAYEELAARYPEGEQVPVPPHWGGFRVAPESVEFWQGRWNRLHDRLRYVAEPDGSWRVERLSP
- a CDS encoding citrate synthase 2; this encodes MSDFVPGLEGVVAFETEIAEPDKEGGALRYRGVDIEDLVGHVSFGNVWGLLVDGAFRPGLPPAEPFPIPVHSGDIRVDVQSALAMLAPVWGLKPLLDIDEEQARADLARAAVMALSYVAQSARGQGHPMVPQREIDKAHSVVERFMIRWRGEPDPKHVAAVDAYWTSAAEHGMNASTFTARVIASTGADVAAALSGAVGAMSGPLHGGAPSRVLGMIEEIERTGDADAYVKQALDKGERLMGFGHRVYRAEDPRARVLRRTARDLGAPRFEVAEALEKAALAELHARRPDRVLATNVEFWAAIVLDFAEVPAHMFTSMFTCARTAGWSAHILEQKRTGRLVRPSARYVGPSSRSPQEIEGYADIAS
- a CDS encoding isopenicillin N synthase family dioxygenase, translated to MNDTTTASPYLQLPIIDLSAADRGPEARALLHAQLHSAAHDVGFFQLVGHGVSEEETARLTGAMREFFALPEAQRLAIDNVGSPHFRGYTRTGDERTGGSRDWRDQLDIGAERDARVPGPGEPAYWWLEGPNQWPASLPGLRTAALAWIDRLSAVAGRLLRELLVSIGAPADFYDPAFGERAHPHLKLVRYPGSAGDGDAQGVGTHKDYGFLTLLLQDQVGGLQVERADGAFHDVPPIPGAFVVNLGELLEVATNGYLLATRHRVVSPPGATERFSVPFFYNPRLDARVEPLVFPYAATAPGVTDDPGNPLFAEYGFNELKGKLRAHPLVAERHHAGLLSPA
- a CDS encoding enoyl-CoA hydratase family protein; this encodes MTDPGTELVREAHDRGITTLTLDSPANRNALSAGLVRELADALTRCGRDDDVRAVVLTHTGNTFCAGADLRYPPDPRAMAGLLRQLLKLRKPVVARVTGHVRAGGLGLLGACDIAAAGPEADFALTEVRIGVAPAVISLTLLPRADPRALTRYSLTGERFDSAEAVRAGLLTLAGDDVDTLLEPVLDGLRRASPKALAETKRLLTAKVLEAFDLDAGRMSRLSARMFASDEAGEGLRAFRERRDPRWVV